From the genome of Eucalyptus grandis isolate ANBG69807.140 chromosome 2, ASM1654582v1, whole genome shotgun sequence, one region includes:
- the LOC104433014 gene encoding pentatricopeptide repeat-containing protein At4g14050, mitochondrial has product MLVSRYFRLLQQCARRNTPNVAKTLHAQLLKNGLHRYGPLPNTLLDAYGKCGLPGDAFSLFEEMPHRDQVSWASILTAYNQANLPRRTLSISRAILADDGLWPDHFVYASLVKACAGLGSIRLGRQVHASFLLSSFCEDDVTKSSLVDMYAKCGLPGDARAVFDSILAKNAVSWTAMVSAYARSGLKSDAMAIFESAPARSLFSWTALISGLVQSGNNVDAFHLFIDMRRDGVDIVDPLVLSSIVGACANLAMLELGKQIHGLVILLGYESCLFISNALIDTYAKCSDILGAKDIFNGMNRRDVVSWTSIIVGTAQHGQAEEALELFDKMVSTRVKPNEVTFVGLIYACSHVGLVDRGRGLFNSMIKDYGITPSLQHYTCLLDLLSRSGHLDEAENLINQMPFQPDEPTWAAFLSACKQHGKIEMAVRIADGLLSLKPEDPSTYILLSNIYARAAMWDKVANIRKLMTLMDVRKEPGYSCIDIGKEKQVFYAGETIHPMKDEIFCLLSELDAEMRRRGYVPDTSLVLHDMEQQEKEKQLFWHSERLAVAYGLLKSVPGTVIRIVKNLRVCGDCHTVLKFISAIVKREIVVRDANRYHHFKGGTCSCNDFW; this is encoded by the coding sequence ATGCTTGTCTCTCGCTATTTTCGCCTGCTCCAGCAATGTGCGCGGCGCAACACTCCGAATGTGGCCAAGACGCTTCATGCCCAGTTGCTCAAGAACGGCCTTCACCGTTACGGCCCTCTGCCCAACACTCTCCTGGATGCATACGGCAAGTGTGGTCTCCCCGGAGACGCTTTCTCGCTGTTCGAGGAAATGCCCCACAGAGACCAGGTCTCTTGGGCCTCCATCCTCACGGCATACAACCAAGCTAACCTCCCTCGCCGAACTCTCTCCATCTCCCGCGCCATTCTTGCGGATGATGGGTTGTGGCCGGATCATTTTGTGTACGCTAGCCTTGTTAAAGCTTGCGCTGGCTTGGGCAGCATCAGGCTCGGCAGGCAAGTTCATGCCAGCTTTTTGCTATCCTCTTTTTGTGAGGACGACGTGACAAAGTCGTCGCTAGTTGATATGTATGCGAAATGTGGATTACCAGGTGATGCTCGTGCCGTCTTTGATTCAATCCTTGCGAAGAATGCAGTTTCTTGGACCGCTATGGTTTCTGCATACGCCAGGAGTGGGCTAAAGTCAGATGCCATGGCAATCTTTGAAAGTGCACCTGCAAGAAGTTTGTTTTCCTGGACAGCATTGATTTCTGGGTTGGTTCAGAGTGGGAATAATGTTGATGCGTTTCACTTGTTCATTGACATGAGAAGAGATGGGGTTGACATCGTAGACCCATTGGTTCTTTCTAGTATTGTTGGTGCTTGTGCTAATTTAGCTATGTTGGAACTCGGCAAGCAGATTCATGGTCTCGTTATACTTCTTGGATATGAATCTTGCCTGTTTATCAGCAATGCACTCATTGATACGTATGCCAAGTGTAGCGATATTCTTGGTGCGAAGGATATATTTAATGGGATGAATCGCAGAGATGTAGTATCTTGGACTTCGATAATTGTGGGTACTGCTCAGCATGGGCAAGCTGAGGAAGCATTGGAATTGTTTGATAAAATGGTTTCTACCAGAGTAAAGCCAAACGAAGTTACTTTTGTTGGATTGATCTATGCATGTAGCCATGTTGGATTAGTTGACAGAGGTCGTGGTCTTTTCAATTCAATGATCAAAGATTATGGTATCACTCCTTCCTTGCAACATTATACTTGCTTATTGGATCTTCTTAGCCGTTCCGGGCATCTTGACGAGGCAGAGAACCTCATCAATCAAATGCCATTTCAACCTGATGAACCTACATGGGCAGCTTTTCTTAGTGCTTGCAAACAACATGGCAAGATCGAAATGGCAGTGAGAATTGCTGACGGTCTTTTAAGCCTAAAGCCAGAAGACCCTTCGACTTACATACTTCTGTCCAATATCTACGCTCGTGCTGCCATGTGGGATAAAGTTGCCAATATCAGAAAGCTGATGACGTTAATGGACGTAAGAAAAGAGCCAGGCTATAGTTGCATTGACattgggaaagaaaaacaagtatTTTATGCAGGGGAGACAATTCATCCAATGAAAGATGAGATATTTTGCTTGCTCAGTGAATTGGATGCAGAGATGAGAAGGAGAGGTTATGTTCCGGACACCAGCTTGGTATTACATGACATGGAGCAGCAAGAGAAGGAGAAACAACTTTTCTGGCACAGCGAGAGGTTGGCTGTCGCATATGGGCTGCTAAAATCAGTTCCTGGGACAGTCATTAGAATAGTGAAAAATCTTCGTGTCTGTGGAGATTGCCATACTGTACTGAAATTCATCAGTGCTATCGTCAAGCGAGAGATCGTCGTTCGAGATGCCAATCGTTACCACCATTTCAAAGGAGGGACTTGTTCATGCAATGATTTCTGGTAG